A genomic stretch from Verrucomicrobiota bacterium includes:
- a CDS encoding ABC transporter ATP-binding protein, with protein sequence MVEFKQVSRRYRQGDNLVVALDRISLGISAGEFVAITGESGSGKSTLMHLLGGLDRPDEGEIWVDGVAVGSASERELTKYRREKLGIVFQFFNLLPTLTVLENVALPLQLQGQSLRRAEERARELLDLVDLGKRAGHFTSQLSGGEMQRVAVARALAHQPRLLLADEPTGNLDEVNASRIMALFGTIHQQRLATLVVVTHSPDVAAQAGRVIRLRNGRIEGDTIRKGPGTRVPRLDDQAAVVGHPGLC encoded by the coding sequence ATGGTTGAATTCAAACAAGTCAGCCGGCGGTACCGGCAAGGTGACAATCTGGTGGTGGCGCTTGACCGGATTAGCCTTGGCATCAGCGCCGGCGAATTCGTGGCGATCACCGGTGAATCGGGGTCGGGCAAGAGCACTTTGATGCACTTGCTCGGCGGCCTGGATCGGCCCGACGAAGGTGAGATCTGGGTCGACGGCGTGGCGGTCGGGAGTGCGTCCGAGAGGGAATTGACGAAGTATCGCCGGGAAAAACTCGGGATCGTCTTCCAGTTTTTCAATCTGTTACCGACTTTGACCGTGTTGGAAAATGTGGCGCTTCCGCTCCAGTTACAGGGCCAATCGCTGCGCCGGGCCGAGGAGCGGGCGCGCGAGTTGCTTGACCTCGTCGATCTGGGAAAGCGCGCCGGCCATTTTACCTCACAGCTGAGCGGCGGTGAAATGCAACGGGTGGCGGTGGCGCGAGCGCTGGCGCATCAGCCGCGCCTTTTGCTGGCCGACGAACCGACCGGAAACCTTGATGAGGTGAACGCGAGCCGGATCATGGCCCTGTTTGGCACGATTCACCAGCAGCGTCTCGCCACCCTGGTGGTGGTGACGCACAGCCCGGACGTGGCGGCCCAGGCGGGCCGGGTCATACGCTTGCGGAACGGCAGGATCGAAGGGGATACGATCCGAAAGGGGCCGGGAACACGGGTGCCGCGGCTCGATGATCAAGCAGCGGTCGTCGGGCACCCCGGCCTCTGCTGA